A window of the Nitrosopumilus ureiphilus genome harbors these coding sequences:
- a CDS encoding calcium/sodium antiporter: MDVVINAVLTIVGLVMLCFGGNWLVSGGVAIAKKFRISNLVIGMTIVAYGTSTPELAASVAAAGEHSGIILGNIIGSNIANVGMVIGIAAILVPLAVSKSVLRKEIPIMLGVSFLLVLVSIDGEISAYDGILLLAGLGVFGYYTFKDAMKHREENNASSEKSKNNIYLKSFGLIGIGVVLLYVGAILTVDNAVILAQEFGMSEKMIGLTVIAIGTSLPELITSLIAIRKGHGDIGVGNIIGSNIYNILMIMGIGAALGGVMVAPDVFIDYAIMIVFSVSLLLALKTGIINRIMGVYITVGYAAYLIFTFFN; the protein is encoded by the coding sequence GTGGATGTAGTAATCAATGCAGTGTTGACTATAGTTGGATTAGTCATGCTATGTTTTGGTGGAAATTGGTTAGTCAGTGGTGGTGTTGCAATTGCCAAAAAATTTAGAATTAGCAATCTTGTAATTGGAATGACTATAGTTGCATATGGTACTTCTACTCCTGAGCTTGCAGCAAGTGTTGCAGCAGCTGGTGAACACAGTGGAATAATTTTGGGAAATATTATTGGAAGCAACATTGCAAATGTTGGAATGGTTATAGGAATTGCAGCAATACTTGTTCCACTTGCAGTAAGTAAATCAGTTTTACGAAAAGAAATTCCAATAATGCTTGGTGTTTCTTTTCTATTGGTTTTGGTTTCAATTGATGGTGAAATCTCTGCATATGATGGAATTTTACTGCTTGCAGGATTAGGTGTTTTTGGATATTATACATTCAAGGATGCAATGAAGCATAGGGAAGAAAATAATGCAAGTTCTGAGAAAAGCAAAAATAACATCTATCTAAAATCTTTTGGGCTAATTGGGATAGGTGTTGTTCTTTTGTATGTTGGTGCAATTCTTACAGTTGATAATGCAGTCATATTAGCTCAAGAATTTGGTATGTCTGAAAAAATGATTGGTTTAACTGTAATCGCAATTGGAACATCCCTTCCAGAACTAATTACTTCATTAATTGCGATAAGAAAAGGACATGGGGATATCGGTGTTGGCAATATCATTGGAAGTAACATTTACAATATTTTGATGATAATGGGTATTGGTGCAGCACTTGGCGGCGTGATGGTTGCCCCTGATGTTTTCATTGATTATGCAATCATGATTGTCTTTAGTGTTTCATTGTTACTTGCTTTGAAAACTGGAATAATTAATCGCATCATGGGCGTTTACATTACTGTGGGTTATGCTGCGTATCTAATTTTCACATTTTTTAATTAA
- a CDS encoding TldD/PmbA family protein, producing MSALEKALNHSKKIGVDESEVVVLKKKITTVRITDSEIAETKQNFDESYGIRLIHNKKIASIQTTNQHEIEAAINDSLKILSNLKPREFWGGLPFKVKSRQIYGTYDEKLEKISGSHAMDIAESMINASNNDKITTITGSLNIVTDDFELENSNGLNLKEKATYISGIINAESEFGTLPVSGIGHDSCRTLSHFSAEKIGTDAKKMCLESINPQKIDSDVYSIIFEPYSVGELLAFVVASNFNFKTFIEKKSCFSNNFEKKIAIEQFNLIDDPHASEGIGTKSVDDEGIETKKQSLIEDGIFKNTFSNLFDSYKEGGQSSGNALRLGIPIGKSSEPIPISSPHNLKINPGKSSQEDMIKDTKHGLLVGRLWYTYAVNPIKGDFSCTARSGIKIIKNGKIKSSGKSVRIIHNLATMLKNISEIGSDQRNVIQWASLPSITPSIKAENISVKSI from the coding sequence ATGTCTGCCTTAGAAAAGGCATTGAATCATTCAAAGAAGATCGGAGTAGATGAATCTGAAGTAGTTGTTTTGAAAAAAAAGATTACAACTGTAAGAATCACAGATTCAGAAATTGCAGAAACAAAACAAAACTTTGATGAGAGTTACGGCATTAGACTAATTCACAATAAAAAAATTGCATCAATTCAGACTACAAATCAACATGAAATTGAAGCCGCAATAAATGATTCACTAAAGATATTATCAAATCTCAAACCAAGAGAATTTTGGGGAGGACTACCATTCAAAGTAAAATCACGACAAATATACGGCACATATGATGAGAAACTTGAAAAGATTTCAGGATCCCATGCAATGGATATCGCAGAATCTATGATAAATGCATCTAATAACGACAAAATAACCACGATTACAGGCTCATTGAATATTGTTACAGATGATTTTGAACTTGAAAATTCCAATGGACTAAACCTCAAAGAAAAGGCCACATACATTTCAGGAATAATTAATGCAGAATCAGAATTCGGAACACTGCCAGTGTCAGGAATCGGACATGATAGTTGCAGAACATTATCACATTTTTCAGCAGAAAAAATAGGAACCGATGCAAAGAAAATGTGTTTAGAATCAATAAACCCGCAAAAAATTGATTCTGATGTCTATTCAATTATTTTTGAGCCATATTCAGTGGGAGAGTTATTAGCATTTGTTGTAGCATCAAATTTTAATTTTAAGACATTCATAGAAAAGAAAAGTTGTTTCTCAAATAATTTTGAAAAAAAGATTGCAATAGAACAATTCAATCTTATTGATGATCCTCATGCTTCAGAAGGAATAGGGACAAAATCAGTAGATGATGAAGGAATTGAAACTAAGAAACAAAGTTTGATAGAAGATGGAATTTTTAAGAATACTTTTTCAAATCTTTTTGATAGTTATAAAGAAGGAGGGCAATCTTCGGGAAATGCATTACGTTTAGGAATCCCTATTGGAAAAAGTTCAGAACCAATTCCAATTTCATCACCTCACAATCTAAAAATTAATCCGGGAAAAAGTTCTCAAGAAGACATGATTAAAGATACAAAACACGGATTACTAGTTGGAAGATTATGGTATACATATGCAGTAAATCCAATCAAAGGAGACTTTTCATGTACTGCAAGAAGTGGCATAAAAATAATTAAGAATGGGAAAATTAAAAGCTCTGGAAAATCAGTTAGAATAATTCACAATCTTGCAACAATGCTAAAAAACATCTCAGAAATTGGAAGTGATCAAAGAAACGTCATTCAATGGGCATCACTACCATCAATTACACCATCAATAAAGGCAGAAAATATTTCAGTAAAATCAATCTAA
- the cofH gene encoding 5-amino-6-(D-ribitylamino)uracil--L-tyrosine 4-hydroxyphenyl transferase CofH, producing MNIDSLLKNADPLISEILNSALSDKEISAEDGLALYKTNGIDFHLVGMVADEIRRRRVGDIVSYVVNRNINFTNVCIKQCGFCAFSRDFREVEGYFLPTEEIVRRAKEAHQLGATEVCIQAGLPPDMKGDLYENICREIKKEIPDIHIHGFSPEEILYGASRSEISIDEFLKRMKDAGVDTLPGTSAEILDQKLRDTISPGRISVKNWEKIIKNAHRMGINTTSTMMFGHLETLEQRVDHIAKLREIQKETGGFTEFVPLNFIHTEAPMYKHQLHEGIRQGGSGNDVLLTHAVARIMLNNSIDNIQMSWVKEGQKMSQLLLMWGANDFGGTLINESISTSAGSEHGQLLRPKEIRRMVKEIGRIPAERNTNYKILKKFDTEEEIDEKLDRVSDASQFGSYVELIKINKFKYKNPREK from the coding sequence ATGAACATAGATTCACTTTTAAAAAATGCAGATCCACTCATATCAGAAATTTTAAACAGTGCATTATCAGACAAGGAAATTTCAGCTGAAGATGGATTAGCATTATACAAAACAAATGGAATTGATTTTCATCTAGTAGGTATGGTTGCAGATGAAATTAGAAGAAGAAGAGTAGGAGACATTGTATCATACGTGGTTAATAGAAACATCAATTTTACAAATGTCTGCATTAAACAATGCGGATTTTGTGCATTTAGTAGAGATTTTCGAGAAGTGGAAGGATATTTTCTTCCAACTGAAGAAATAGTACGAAGGGCAAAAGAGGCACATCAGTTAGGTGCAACCGAGGTCTGCATTCAAGCAGGACTTCCACCTGACATGAAAGGGGATCTTTATGAGAATATTTGCAGGGAAATCAAAAAAGAGATTCCAGACATACACATACACGGATTTTCTCCCGAAGAGATTCTTTACGGGGCATCAAGATCAGAGATTTCAATTGATGAGTTTCTAAAAAGAATGAAAGATGCAGGAGTAGATACACTTCCAGGAACATCAGCTGAGATTCTTGATCAAAAACTAAGAGATACAATTTCCCCAGGAAGAATAAGTGTGAAAAACTGGGAAAAGATAATCAAAAATGCTCACAGAATGGGAATTAATACCACATCAACTATGATGTTTGGACATTTAGAAACACTAGAACAAAGAGTTGACCATATTGCAAAATTAAGAGAGATACAAAAAGAGACGGGTGGATTTACTGAATTTGTTCCTCTAAATTTCATTCATACTGAAGCACCAATGTACAAACACCAATTACATGAAGGAATAAGACAAGGTGGAAGTGGAAATGATGTCTTGCTAACACATGCAGTTGCAAGAATAATGTTGAACAATTCAATTGACAATATACAGATGTCATGGGTCAAAGAAGGACAAAAAATGTCTCAGTTACTACTAATGTGGGGCGCAAATGATTTTGGAGGCACACTCATCAATGAAAGCATTTCAACTTCTGCAGGATCAGAGCATGGACAATTATTAAGACCAAAAGAAATCAGAAGAATGGTAAAAGAAATTGGAAGAATACCGGCAGAGAGAAATACCAATTACAAAATTCTAAAAAAGTTTGACACAGAAGAAGAAATAGATGAGAAACTAGACAGAGTATCAGATGCATCCCAATTTGGATCTTATGTGGAATTAATTAAAATTAACAAATTCAAATACAAAAATCCAAGAGAGAAATAA
- the cofG gene encoding 7,8-didemethyl-8-hydroxy-5-deazariboflavin synthase subunit CofG, producing MNKLVLNSESLNKVLENKTISREDISEIYQSARNDPTELFSAAQNLREKFKKNTVTFSKKAFFNIVNLCKDTCSYCTYKAEPGAKKLSLMSKQQILELLQLAKKYRCVETLFVTGEQPEQRYQEARDWLKENGFKTTVEYLIHSSEIALELGLFPHTNAGNLNFEEMREMKKTNVSMGIMLENISERLTERGMPHYLAASKRPKARLQVLENSGKLGIPMTTGILVGIGETIEEVIDSILAIRELHRKYGNIQEVILQNFQPKPDTVMKNEPSVDEKYFKTIVALSRIIIPEMNIQIPPNLSPKSYQSFLSVGINDWGGVSPLTPDFVNPEFVWPEINKIDSDSKDAGFELKCRFPVYPEFFSFISKELRDKMAVIENEEGLVKEEYWRGQ from the coding sequence TTGAACAAGCTTGTCTTAAACTCTGAGAGTTTAAACAAAGTTTTAGAGAACAAAACCATATCTCGTGAAGATATTTCTGAAATTTATCAAAGTGCTAGAAATGATCCTACTGAGCTTTTTTCAGCAGCTCAAAATCTAAGAGAAAAATTCAAAAAAAATACGGTTACATTTTCAAAAAAAGCATTTTTCAACATTGTTAATCTATGTAAGGATACTTGTTCTTATTGCACATACAAAGCAGAACCAGGAGCAAAAAAACTATCTTTAATGTCAAAACAACAAATTCTAGAATTACTACAACTTGCAAAAAAATACAGATGTGTTGAAACACTTTTTGTTACTGGAGAACAACCAGAACAAAGATATCAAGAAGCACGTGACTGGCTAAAAGAAAATGGATTCAAAACAACTGTAGAATATCTAATTCATTCATCAGAGATAGCATTAGAATTAGGACTATTCCCACACACTAATGCAGGAAATCTTAATTTTGAAGAGATGAGGGAGATGAAAAAAACAAATGTTTCAATGGGAATTATGCTTGAAAACATCAGTGAAAGACTAACAGAGAGGGGAATGCCACACTATCTGGCAGCAAGTAAAAGACCAAAGGCAAGATTACAAGTGTTAGAAAACTCTGGAAAACTTGGCATTCCAATGACTACAGGGATTCTTGTGGGAATAGGAGAAACTATTGAGGAAGTAATTGATTCAATTTTAGCAATCAGAGAACTACATAGAAAATATGGAAACATTCAAGAGGTAATTTTACAAAACTTTCAACCAAAGCCAGATACAGTTATGAAAAATGAACCATCAGTCGATGAAAAGTATTTCAAAACAATTGTTGCATTATCAAGAATAATAATACCTGAGATGAACATACAGATTCCTCCAAACCTATCTCCCAAATCATATCAAAGCTTTCTATCAGTTGGGATAAATGATTGGGGAGGAGTATCACCACTTACTCCTGATTTTGTCAATCCAGAATTTGTGTGGCCCGAGATTAACAAAATAGATAGTGATTCCAAGGATGCAGGGTTTGAATTAAAGTGTAGATTCCCAGTATATCCAGAATTTTTTTCTTTTATTAGTAAAGAGTTAAGAGACAAGATGGCAGTAATTGAAAATGAGGAAGGATTGGTAAAAGAGGAGTATTGGAGAGGACAATGA
- a CDS encoding S1C family serine protease, giving the protein MDKSGILVGSAMGAAIVLVLFTVLFISPPESIKPEIIVSNGNSASTVGEVTPVYSKKLSLIEIFEKSEPGVVRVNVQRSESADIVNGVGSGFVFDKIGHIITNAHVVNGANKVVITFLDGRSYNAEIIGSDEFTDMAVVKVNADLEFLHPLSLGDSSNLKVGEQIAAIGNPFGLSGSMTSGIVSQLGRLLPSGNGYSIPDVIQTDAAINPGNSGGPLLNMRGGIVGINTAIQSATGEFTGVGFAIPSQTIAKIVPILIEKGEYKHPWIGISGRDIDPDLAKVLELKDAVGFMVVTVVEDSPASKAGLVGSNKTIEVDGLSYAVGGDIILAVDGKEVRKIDDILIHLQRAKTIGDEMVLEILRDGRTTNVTIVLEERPN; this is encoded by the coding sequence ATGGACAAATCAGGAATTCTTGTCGGAAGTGCAATGGGAGCAGCGATTGTATTAGTATTATTTACAGTGTTATTCATTTCACCTCCAGAATCAATAAAACCTGAGATTATAGTTAGTAATGGTAATTCAGCAAGTACAGTTGGGGAAGTAACACCTGTTTATTCAAAAAAATTATCATTAATTGAGATTTTTGAAAAATCAGAACCCGGAGTAGTTAGAGTTAACGTACAAAGAAGTGAATCAGCAGATATTGTTAATGGCGTAGGTTCTGGATTTGTTTTTGATAAAATTGGACATATTATTACAAATGCACATGTTGTAAATGGTGCAAACAAAGTAGTAATTACATTTCTTGATGGAAGATCATATAATGCAGAAATTATAGGATCAGACGAATTTACAGATATGGCAGTGGTAAAGGTTAATGCAGATTTGGAATTTTTGCATCCATTATCGCTTGGAGATTCTTCTAATCTCAAAGTAGGAGAGCAAATAGCTGCAATTGGAAATCCATTTGGATTATCAGGCTCTATGACATCAGGAATCGTAAGTCAGTTAGGGAGATTACTACCATCAGGTAATGGATATTCTATTCCAGATGTAATTCAAACTGATGCGGCAATTAATCCAGGAAACTCTGGTGGGCCATTGCTAAATATGCGAGGAGGAATAGTTGGGATAAACACTGCAATCCAATCAGCTACAGGTGAATTTACAGGAGTTGGATTTGCAATACCCTCACAAACGATCGCAAAAATTGTACCCATTCTTATTGAAAAAGGAGAATACAAGCACCCATGGATTGGAATTTCAGGAAGAGATATCGATCCAGACTTGGCAAAAGTTTTGGAGTTAAAGGATGCAGTAGGATTTATGGTAGTTACAGTAGTAGAGGATAGTCCTGCATCAAAAGCTGGTCTGGTTGGTTCTAATAAAACAATTGAAGTCGATGGATTAAGTTATGCCGTTGGCGGAGACATCATACTAGCAGTAGATGGAAAAGAAGTTAGAAAAATTGATGATATTTTGATACATCTTCAGCGGGCAAAAACCATTGGAGATGAAATGGTTTTAGAGATTTTAAGAGATGGCAGAACAACAAATGTAACAATTGTTCTAGAAGAAAGACCAAATTGA
- a CDS encoding glycosyltransferase, with protein MELILDIFNYSLTAILIGICGAWIFLIKSMVDSFRFTPYLDKFENTSESSPKISIILPARNEEEFISKCLDSLIDQDYKDYEIIAIDDSSEDNTQKIIFQYAEKYSKVIPVIARPKPEGWMGKNWACMEGYKKATGELLLFTDADTKHVQNVISLAVGHLISFNLDALSAIPKMITFDFWTKITLPMISTFLHSRFSALNVNNPAKKTGYFFGSFFILKKETYENVGMHEGVKHEIIEDGALGKKVKEAGHKMKMVRGDHLIDAVWARDKSTLWNALKRLMIPLYLQNRKIAIGIFVAVAFLLFVPFPIFAVSVSMPVEEVSGKILGISAAVSSLLIYTGAIIETKIGLHLRLIHALFAPLGSLVVVLGFLSGLLQAKRNESIMWRGRNYSMKDHTQSSISI; from the coding sequence ATGGAATTGATTTTAGATATTTTCAACTATTCATTAACTGCAATTTTGATTGGAATTTGTGGAGCGTGGATTTTTCTTATCAAATCCATGGTTGATTCATTTAGATTTACACCATATCTAGACAAATTTGAAAATACATCCGAGTCTAGTCCTAAAATATCAATAATTCTTCCAGCAAGAAATGAAGAAGAGTTTATCAGTAAATGTCTAGACTCGTTAATTGATCAAGATTACAAAGATTATGAAATAATAGCAATTGATGATTCATCAGAGGACAATACACAAAAAATTATTTTTCAATATGCAGAAAAATATTCCAAAGTAATTCCAGTAATTGCAAGACCTAAACCAGAAGGATGGATGGGGAAAAATTGGGCATGTATGGAAGGATACAAAAAAGCAACCGGGGAACTTTTACTATTCACTGATGCAGACACAAAGCATGTTCAAAATGTAATATCATTGGCAGTAGGACATTTAATTTCATTTAATTTAGATGCATTGTCTGCTATTCCCAAAATGATAACATTTGATTTTTGGACAAAAATTACACTCCCAATGATCTCTACATTTTTGCATAGTAGATTTTCTGCATTGAATGTAAACAATCCTGCAAAAAAAACAGGTTACTTTTTTGGTAGTTTTTTCATTTTAAAAAAAGAAACATATGAAAATGTAGGTATGCATGAAGGAGTTAAACACGAAATTATTGAAGATGGGGCTTTGGGTAAAAAAGTCAAAGAAGCAGGACATAAAATGAAGATGGTAAGAGGCGATCATCTAATCGATGCAGTATGGGCAAGAGACAAAAGCACTTTATGGAATGCTCTAAAAAGATTAATGATTCCATTATACCTTCAAAATAGAAAAATTGCGATTGGAATTTTCGTTGCTGTAGCATTTTTGTTATTTGTGCCATTTCCAATTTTTGCAGTATCAGTATCCATGCCAGTTGAAGAAGTATCTGGAAAAATACTCGGTATTTCTGCAGCAGTATCATCACTATTAATCTATACAGGAGCAATTATTGAGACAAAGATTGGACTACACCTAAGATTGATTCATGCGTTGTTTGCACCATTAGGTAGTTTGGTAGTAGTCCTAGGATTTCTAAGTGGACTATTACAGGCAAAAAGAAATGAATCAATAATGTGGAGAGGTAGGAATTATTCCATGAAAGACCATACTCAAAGTTCCATCAGTATATAG